In Pleomorphomonas sp. T1.2MG-36, the genomic stretch CGTAGATGGCGAGCTTCTGTTCGCCTTGCTCCTTGTCGTCGAGCAACCGCGCTGTGTTGGCGAGCGCTGAGGCAACGATCACGCGGAGGGGCGGCTCGGTTGCCTTGCCGAAGCGGCTGACGATCTCCTCGTAGACGGCAGTCGCGTCGCTGGTGCGCCCAAGCTGTCCCAGAACGTCGGCTTTTTTCCCGAGAGCCTTGCCGACGCATTCGCGCGTGACGTGCTCGGTGGCTGTCCCGAAGCGGGCGACGATTTCGTCGCAGACGGCGATCGCTTCGCCGTCGCGCTTGTAGGCGGCGAGCACCAGCGCCTTGTTGGTCAGCGCGGCGGCGTGGAGCCCGCGACGATCGGTGTCGGTGAAGGCCGAGAGTTTCTCGACGATGTCGTCGAAGGCGGCGATGGAGGCGGCGAAGTTGCCCCGGCGATAGGATGCGATGCCCCAGGCCATTTTCGCCTTGGCCCACTCGGCGTCGCTTCTCGATGTTGCGACCGCCTTGCTCGCCCAGTAGAGCGCGGCGGTATGGTCGCCCGCTTCGTCGTCGAGGGCGGCCGACGCCTCGGTCAGGCAATAGTCGAAGCTGGGGGCGCCGATCCGGAAGCCACGGTTCGGGTCGGGCCGCCCGGCAAAGGCGTCGCTTTCCGTTGGCAGGGATTGCGAGGCGCCAAGGGAGGCGTCGGTTGGGTGGATCGCTTTGGGCACCGGTAGACCTCACGCTCTCGCAGGTGGTTCTCGACCCTCGGTGACCACGCGCGGTAGTGGAGGATACCCAAATTTCTACTGAAGCGACAAGTCGGCTTCCACAGGCGATTGGTATGTAGTTACCGGGTCTTGGGGGGCGGTCTCGGCCTTGGCGGGGGCCCGTAGCGGTTCGATCCTCGCTTCGTGCCGGTCGGGTGTCAGTCGGGTGTCGGGCGCAGGTCCGGGGCCTCCGCGCCGAGACGGAGCGCCACCAGCTCCTGAAGGCGCCAGAGGTTGCGGTCGTGGATGCCGAGCTGTTCGAGATGGGCGACGGTGTTGCGCAGATACTCGGCGCCGGAGCCCACATGGCCGCAGGCGCGCGCAAGCGTTTCGGCCACCTGTTCCAGGGATTGCTTGGCGACGACATAGCGCCCGGTCGGCGCGACCCAGAAGCACAGCGTCCGGACCTTTCGCCCGTCGATCATGCAGGTGATCCAGCGGGCGAAGCGCAGGTTTTCCGGGGTGTCCACCTCGCGCCGCAGCAGTTCGGTCAACGCCGCCAGCCGGTCCTCCTGGCGGACGCGGAAGGCGACGCCCTTGCAATTGCCGCCGCGCTGCAAGGCCATCATCAGGCCCGGCCCGGACGGGGTTCCGCGCCATCGCCGCAGCGGGATGCAGAACGAGCGATGCCAGCCGTGGGCCACGGCGAGCCGGGTTTCCTCGGGCTCGAAAACCGGTTTCCAGATCAACGAGCCGTAGGCGAAGATCCACAGCTCGTCGCCGGCTTCGGCGTCGAGCCGCGCCGCCTCGGCGACAAACGCGTCGTCGCCGAGCAGCACCTCGTCGGCGTCCGGGCCAGGGTCGACCTCGGTTCTCAGGGTTTTGGCGACCAGCTCTTCCGTAAGCATCATCCGGCGGGCAGGCGGCATGCGGTCTCCTCGTTGCAGGGCGGCCCGGTGGCGCGCCCGACGCCCGGCCCTGGTGGCTCACGGATGTGGTCCGGATCGGCCCTTGGGCAATATCCGGCAATCAGACCCGTTTGCGCACCGGAGTGCAACGATGGAGTTGCCTTCGGGCGTTCCCTCCTCGTTGGGACTTGCCTGCCCGCT encodes the following:
- a CDS encoding gamma-glutamylcyclotransferase → MPPARRMMLTEELVAKTLRTEVDPGPDADEVLLGDDAFVAEAARLDAEAGDELWIFAYGSLIWKPVFEPEETRLAVAHGWHRSFCIPLRRWRGTPSGPGLMMALQRGGNCKGVAFRVRQEDRLAALTELLRREVDTPENLRFARWITCMIDGRKVRTLCFWVAPTGRYVVAKQSLEQVAETLARACGHVGSGAEYLRNTVAHLEQLGIHDRNLWRLQELVALRLGAEAPDLRPTPD